The following is a genomic window from Lactococcus carnosus.
CACAACACGAGCTATCTCGATCGTTTCACGTTCTTGTACATATGGGATATGGTAACGATTAGTAGATTTACCAAATCCTACATAGGCTATTTTCATTTTTTTCATGTCTTCATTTTACCATACAACCTAGACATAACTCAATCAATTGGGATCTGGCGATAGCTGAGCCTCAGCATAGATGACTGAGAAAAGAACTTACAAGCAAACCTAGCAAGACGATGACAACATAAAGATGTGCCACCTTTTCGGTTAGAGTCGACGTCCGTGCCTAAATCTACCTAACAAAAAAAGCGCCAGGCGCTTAAATCATTTTTTCCTTGTGGAACTGTACGACGTCGTTTTCAGCATCGTTAAGCTTATCCCAAATGACCACATACCCAGCCTTTAAAGACTTGGGGACATCGATGATACGCTGATTGCTTGACCCCCGAAATTGTAACAGGAGATTTTTTTTAGAGAGATCGAAACGACCGTCAACTAGGATGTCAATGTTATCGAGCAACTCTAGTTTATCAGGTGTTTCCAACATCAACTCATCCCAAGTATAGCCTGTCCAGGACCAGATATCTTTATCCGGCAACTCACGTCTAATTCGCTTGACTAGTGGTAAAACGGTACCAGTATTTAAAAATGGTTCCCCACCCAATAAGGTAAGGCCTTGGACATAAGGCAAGGCCATATCTGACATAATTCGATCTTCTAGTTCCTTTGTATAAGGTGTCCCGAATCTAAAGTTCCAAGTCGCTTCGTTATAACACCCTTCACAGTGGAATGGGCAGCCACTGACATAGAGACTATTACGAACCCCTTCCCCATCTACAAAATTTAAAGGCTTGTAGTCAGCAATATACCCCTTTGACATATCTTGTGCTCGCCATTCTTGTGGTTTTGGATGATTCATTTTTTGCCTGATTTCTTTTTCTCAAGATATTGCGCTTTTATCATCTCAAGTTTACTTTGCTTATCTGTCTTTTCGACTTTAAGTTTTTCATGAAACTTTTGGACCGATTGCTGCCCTTTATTATCTAGCTGGAATTTACCCATCATTTCCCCTTTCACATTAATAGCCTATTTGTTCAAAAAAGACTGATACCTACCCTAGTACACTAGTAGTATCACTGCACTAGTCTACATCTGCCTAGCCCATTCCTATTTTTTTAGATATGTAATTTGCGTCTTAGAGATGTCCCTTTTTCACCTAGTAACTTTTCTAAATAACCTAGTTTAGCCGCCATCACAACATAGGCTACCAAACCAGCACCTCCAGCAACAACTGTCGTCAAAAGTACCCTATCCGGTAATAGCCATTTTACAAGACTCACGACAATTGCCATGATCAAGGTCATCACAAGAATACCAAGTATCCCTCGATAAGTTGCTTTGATTGAAAACTGCGAGACTTGTTGAATCTTACGCAAGAATAAATAGGCACCAACACCAAAGGCTAGTGTCGTCGAAATCATGGGACCATACGTTTCAAACAATAAGATAGCTGGCACTTGAAGTACGAGTTTAATACCCAGTGTAATACCGAAATAACGCATAGATATCCGACTATGATGCAAAGCTTGCAACATCGGTGATAACATGGCATAGCCAGCCAATAAGATACTCTGTAAGAAAGCAAATACAAACAAATTAAGTTGCAGTTGACTTGGTGCAACATAAAAAATAGTGTGAATTTGACGTGCTAATAGCGCCAATCCAACAACTGCCGGAATCATAAAAACTGCAAAGAGCTGAATGCTATAGCTAATTAACTGTGCTAGGTCTTTCTGCTGTTTCTGGACATAGGCTGCTGTCACTAAAGGAATACTCACGCCACCTAAGGTCGTTGCGACGCCAAGTAATACCATGGTTAACTTATCTGCATTAGCAGAAAAATAAGCAAAAAATATTTTCAACTGTGTATCAGAATAATTCGACACCAGTCTCATGATATGTGGAAACGTCGACTGGTCAATTAATTTAAATATCTGAATCGCTGACCCAATGATAATAAACGGAATCGCCTGTGTTAGCGTTTGTGTCATCAAGTTTATGGCATTAATCTGGTGCTTAGATGGGCCAGGATTCATGATTTTGTCAAGATCACCTTGTTTCATCAAGGAGATGATTAAAACGATAGAACTTGCAATCATACCAATAAATGCAGCTGTAGTAGATTGTGTAACTGCTTCCACCCAATTTCCCGACCCTAATTTCATGATCGTGTAGGCAGTAACTAGCATCCAGATCACTCTAAAAACTTGTTCTAACAGCTGACTAAGTGCATAAGGCTTCATATTGTTGAGCCCTTGAAAATAACCACGAATGACTGACATTGCCGGAAAAATCAAGACCCCTAAAGACAAACTTTTCATAACCGGAATCAACTCATCTCCGCCACCCAACAATGAAGCAAAGAAAGGCGCTAGAAAATACATAATTCCTGCAAAAACGACACCCATTAACAACATAAAAAACAACATCTGCCGAACTAATCGATAAGACATGTTTCGGTCACCAAGCGCGTTGTACTTAGCGACTTCTCTCGAAATCGCCACAGGAATACCTGCTGTTGAAATGAGGAGAAATAAGGCATAGACATTATAGCCCATGGAGAATACAGCATTGGCTTGGTCACCATGCGTTCCCATCCAGGCATACCAGGGAATTAAATAGACCACCCCTAGTATCTTAGATAAAAAATCGGCTCCCGTTCTCCAAAAGGCACCCGCTAACATCTTACTTTGCTGGTTTTGTGAGTTAGACATATCTGCTACAGATTCTGCGTTTTCCATTTTATATCGTCGTCCTTAAAAATCATCTTTACGATAGCCCATTGCTTGGATATCGACTTTCTTATCACGCCAATTCGCCTTGATTTTAACCCATGTTTCAAGATAAACCTTATCGCCAAGCATGAGTTCAATATCACGGCGTGCCATTTTACCTACCTTACGAATCATATCTCCGCCTTTGCCAAGAATGATCCCTTTTTGACTTTTACGTTCGACATAAATCGTTGCCATGATATGTATTTTATTAGTATCTTCATCACGTTTCATCGAGTCCACTGTAACAGCGATAGAATGTGGAATTTCTTCACGCGTTAAAATCAGTACTTTCTCCCGAATCATTTCCCCAACTAGGAAACGCTCTGGATGGTCTGTAATCATATCATCTGGGAAGTATTTAAAGCCTTCCTCGAGATTACCTTTCAGGATATCAAGTAATTTATCTGTATTGTTACCTTCTAGGGCAGAAATTGGAATCACTTCCTTGAAGTCCATTTGTGTGCGGAAATCATCAATCTGTGCTAAAAGTCTATCTGGATGTACTTTGTCGATCTTATTGACAACTAAAATGACTGGTACATTAGCTTGCTTCAGGCGTTCGATGATCATATTATCACCCTTGCCACGTGTTTCATCAGCAGGGACCATAAACAGTACGGTATCCACTTCGCGTAAGGTAGAATAAGCAGACTCTACCATATAATCTCCAAGCGCATTATGTGGTTTGTGAATACCCGGTGTATCGATAAAGACGATCTGCTCAGTCTCAGTTGTATAAATCCCTTGGATTTTATTTCGTGTTGTTTGTGCTTTATCACTCATGATGGCAATTTTTTGCCCCATGACGTGATTCAGTAAGGTCGATTTTCCGACGTTTGGGCGACCGATGATAGATACAAATCCTGATTTAAATGTCATATTTTTCTTTCTATATGAGGTGATCTTGGCAATAATGCCAACGACTATGCTGATTAACGACGCGTCCTGAATTGGACATAACTGTTTTCATTATAACACAAAAAGCCGTTGCCGACTTTTCATTTCTGTTACTTATCACCCTTGTTGCGAATAACGAAACCAGGTTTCTTTTCAGTCGCATGAGGATGCACTTTTTGTTTATCTTTTTTGTAATAATCTTTTTTGTTACGGTCATCACGATCGCGACCACCACCGCTGCGTTTGTCACGGTTAAAACCGCCACCGCCGCCACGACGATCATTACGACCACGACTACCGCCGCCGCCACGATTACCACCACGGCCTCCGCCGCCGCCTTTGCCACCCTCACCGTTAAATGGTAATGGTTTTTCAGGTGCGATATCAACTTTAGGACGTGTATCAGGATCACTGACTTTAGCTTGAAGTAACAATGAAACTAATAGTTTAGCATCGTATTCAGCTAGTAATTTATCAGCATCTTCATCAAATTTGTTCAATTTAGCTGAAATTTTTTCATCAGTTAAATCACGTTTGATTTCATCGAAAGCAACAGCGAGGCTAGCTTGGTAAGCTTCTTCACGTGTTGGTGGCTTCATGCCTTTCATTTCTTTCTTAGTCAAACGTTCAATCGCACGTAGGTAACCCATTTCGTTGTTAGATACAAACGTAATAGATACACCTGATTTACCAGCACGACCAGTACGGCCGATACGGTGAACGTATGATTCTTGATCTTGTGTGATATCGTAGTTATAAACGTGTGTTACGCCTGAGATATCAAGACCACGCGCTGCAACGTCAGTCGCAACGAGTACATCTAAATTATCATTTTTAAAGTCACGCAATACTGCTAAACGTTTTTGTTGTGCTAAATCGCCATGGATACCTTCAGCACGGTAGCCGAGAAGTTTTAACCCACGTGTAATTTCATCAACACGACGTTTTGTACGACCAAAGATGATTGCTAATTCTGGTTTTTGTACGTCGATTAAACGTGTTAAAACATCAAATTTTTCAAATTCTTTTGCTTTCACGTAGTATTGATCAATCAAATCAGAAGTCATTTCTTTTGATACGATTTTAACGTGTTGTGGTTCTTTCATGAATTTCACGCCGATTTTCTTGATTGCATCAGGCATCGTTGCTGAGAACAAGAGTGTTTGACGTGTTGCTGTTGGTGTTGCTTTGATGATGAACTCAAGGTCATCGATAAAGCCCATGTTAAGCATTTCATCTGCTTCATCAAGGATTAATGTTTCGATATCCCCAAGTTGCAAGGCACGACGTTTGATTAAGTCAACCATACGTCCTGGTGTACCAACAACGACATGCGCACCAGATTTAAGTGCTTTAATTTGTTTATCAATACTCGCACCACCAAAGACTGAACGTACTTTAACGCCTTTGTCACGGCCAAATCGGAACAATTCTTCTTGAGATTGAACAGCTAGCTCACGAGTTGGTGCAATAACCAACGCTTGTAAGCCACCATTGATATCAATTTTATCAAGTGTCGGTAGACCAAAGGCTGCTGTCTTACCAGTACCAGTTTGGGCTTGACCAATCACGTCTTTACCATCTAAGGCAAGCATGATTGTTTGTTCTTGGATAGGTGTTGGTGTTTCGTAACCAGCTTTATTTACTGCTGATAAGATGTCTTCTGATAAACCAAGTTCTGTAAATTTCAAATATATCTCCATTCAAATAGAAATGGCATTTTCGGTTATTTTCTAGTTTTTCTGTAAAAAAATGGTGTTAATCAAACAGTTCAGATATAAATATCGTGATATAAAAAACTTGTCTGCATTTCAAGCAAACAAGCTTAAAACGCTAAATCCAAATACTCCATTGAGTTAAAATTGCCCCAATTGGACAACTTATTAAGTATAGCACAATTTTCATGAAAATAGTAGACTGATATTCGGGAATACGTTTTCATGAAAAAAATGCGCATTCAAGCATCTCAAACAGTTTCTTTTAACTTAGCCTCTTAAATAAGAAAAGCTAATACCTTTTTGGCATTAGCTTTCTACTATAGTAATTAATTTAGTCATTGGTATTGAAAATTATTAGACCTGCCAGTGATACCCAGGAGGTAAACTGCCTCCTGGAGGAATAATCCTACTATGTCCTTTTCTATTATGCCAATTATACCCATCTTCAACCGCCCACTTGGTATGGTTCGTATTATTAATACTACCGGAAGTGTCCTCTGCAGCTTGAGCAGCTTGAGCAGCTTGAGCAGCTTGAGCAGCTTGAGCAGCTTGAGCAGCTTGAGCAGCTTGGGCGGCTTGGGCAGCCTGAGCTTGGGCTACTCTATCAGCTTCAGCCTTCGCTTTTTCAGCTGCAGCTTGAGCGGCCTTTTTATCTTCTTCAGCTTTGGCCTCTGCAGCCTTTACTGTAATTTCATTAGCTTTCGTTCTTGAAATAACTTGAGATGTTGTTGTTTGTAAGTTACTCAAATACGAATAGGCTACCGTAATATTCTCTGCTTTTTTGACTTTTTCAAGAATAGCAGTCAGATCTACTTTGTCTGTTTGTGGAATATAGGTACTACCAATTGCTGCATTTGCTTGATTACTGACAGCCTCAACAAGTTGTTTTTTTGTCTGCGTTAAAGCTGTCTGACAAGCTTGCTCGAAGCTTTCGTAGTCACTAAAGTCGCGAGATTTAGCAATTAAATCCGTCAATTTTTCTTTATTTGTTGTATCAATTGCTGCGTTATATCTCAGCTCTCCGGCTGTCGTAATCTCACCAGCTATTTTTCTATCTTTTGATTCAAATGGTGTTAATATCTTCTTGAGATGGCTTATTTCGTCTTCCAAATCAGATCTTGAACCAGATTTCTCAACTTCTTTTGAATTTTCAAGTTCTTTTTTTAATGTTGTTTGATCATCAGTTGATAAATAATCGAGTTTTTTATACTGTTTATCCACTGTTTCAATTTGCTTACTCAAATCCGTTTGAAAACTCTTAACATCATTTGCGCAACCAAAGGTTACTAAGCCACTAAACATAACAGTTGCTGCCAACAAATTCCTAATTTTTTTATTCATTTCATACACTCCTAATTGAATTGTATATATAAACCCAAATTGTAAAATGAAGTTAGCCACCTCAGGGAAAAAAATTTCCCACTAAAAAACACCTCAAAGATGCTATGCTGTAATTAAACAGATACCAGTCATAGGAGCTTTGAGATGCAAGAAAATTATACCACAACTTATAACCATTTGTCACTAGCTGAACGACAACTTATCGAAAAATGGTTTAAAGAAGGGATGAGTCGACGTCAGATTGCTAAGTTATTAGGTCGTAGCCATCAAACAATCAATAATGAAGTCAAGCGAGGACAAGTCCAACAAATGGATACCTTTAGAGCGTATCATATCGTCTATAGTAGCGAGTATGCGCATCAACAGTACCATAAGCAACGAAAAAAGTCTATTAAAAACACAAAGCTTGATAAGCTGGTATTGGAAAAAATTGTCCATTACATCAAGGCTAAGGTCTCTCCAGAAGTGATCGCTAAAGCTAAATTCAATGGTCAAATCAGCTACTCAAGCATTTACAACTGGATTTATAATGGCAAATTAGGCTTGAAACGTAAAGATATGCTTTATCCACATAAGACAAAAGTTATCAAGACGGTTTCAGCTAATCCTAGAGTTTACGGTAAATCCATTGAAGAACGTCCTGAAGATATAAACAGGCGCAATGAGTTAGGGCATTGGGAAATTGATACTGTCGTCTTAACAAGGGCTAAAAACAAGGTTTTATTGACTTTGACAGAGCGAAAAAGTCGTTTGGAGATTATCAGAATAATCGCTGATAAATCTTCTGAGGCAGTTAATTCTGAGCTTAAGGCATTAACTCAAAATTTTCAATTTAAGTCCATTACAGCTGATAATGGTACTGAATTTGCTCGTTTATCTGAGGCAGTTAATTGTGATATTTACTATGCTCATGCCTATTCTAGTTGGGAAAGAGGAACTAACGAGAATCACAATCGCATGATTCGTAGATTTTTGCCTAAAGGCACAATAAAAACGACCACGAAAGAGGTCGCTCAAATTGAAATTTGGATGAATAACTATCCAAGAAAAATGTTTAATTACAGCACGCCGATACAGGTTTATCTGGGTGGCTAACTTGGACTTGCAATTTGCCTTGTATATATAAATATAAAAATTGTCAATGTAATTTTAACTATTCTTTAATTTTCAGCACGTCTTACCTTTAAAACGACTGCGACCACCGCAAGTAGACCAATGCTAAAAATCGCTAAAATCAGACTATCTTGAACTGCTGTCGTCAACTGACCATTTAAGGATAGGCCAATCCCAAAAGTAGCTTTGTAGTCTGTCAATGTTGCCTTGGACACTTGTCCAAACGTTGTTTTAAGCTGTTCATCTAACAAAATCTGCCGAAAAAGCGAGGCACTATAGGCACCTGGATAGCACTTCATGATTGTTTGACCCATCTCAGGTAGCGCCCCAATCGGTACGTAGACACCGGATAGAAAGCCAGACAAGGTGCCGACAAGTGTCCCAAGGGACGTTAAACTTGACCGATTTCGAACCACACTCAAGATAGCCAGGCTCAAGGCTGAGCTGACCACACTATTTAACACAAGTGCACCACAAGCTAAAACAAGCCCTTTTAGTGGCATGACCACACCATCCATCTGAGCAAACAAGCCTAATCCGATACCGAAAACTGCCAGTTGCATGATAATACCGATGATCACACTGGATAAAAAGCAGCCCATGTAAATAGCAAACCTCGACGTTTGTGTCAGGCGAAAGGCATTC
Proteins encoded in this region:
- the nrdG gene encoding anaerobic ribonucleoside-triphosphate reductase activating protein, whose product is MNHPKPQEWRAQDMSKGYIADYKPLNFVDGEGVRNSLYVSGCPFHCEGCYNEATWNFRFGTPYTKELEDRIMSDMALPYVQGLTLLGGEPFLNTGTVLPLVKRIRRELPDKDIWSWTGYTWDELMLETPDKLELLDNIDILVDGRFDLSKKNLLLQFRGSSNQRIIDVPKSLKAGYVVIWDKLNDAENDVVQFHKEKMI
- a CDS encoding putative polysaccharide biosynthesis protein, translating into MENAESVADMSNSQNQQSKMLAGAFWRTGADFLSKILGVVYLIPWYAWMGTHGDQANAVFSMGYNVYALFLLISTAGIPVAISREVAKYNALGDRNMSYRLVRQMLFFMLLMGVVFAGIMYFLAPFFASLLGGGDELIPVMKSLSLGVLIFPAMSVIRGYFQGLNNMKPYALSQLLEQVFRVIWMLVTAYTIMKLGSGNWVEAVTQSTTAAFIGMIASSIVLIISLMKQGDLDKIMNPGPSKHQINAINLMTQTLTQAIPFIIIGSAIQIFKLIDQSTFPHIMRLVSNYSDTQLKIFFAYFSANADKLTMVLLGVATTLGGVSIPLVTAAYVQKQQKDLAQLISYSIQLFAVFMIPAVVGLALLARQIHTIFYVAPSQLQLNLFVFAFLQSILLAGYAMLSPMLQALHHSRISMRYFGITLGIKLVLQVPAILLFETYGPMISTTLAFGVGAYLFLRKIQQVSQFSIKATYRGILGILVMTLIMAIVVSLVKWLLPDRVLLTTVVAGGAGLVAYVVMAAKLGYLEKLLGEKGTSLRRKLHI
- the era gene encoding GTPase Era, coding for MTFKSGFVSIIGRPNVGKSTLLNHVMGQKIAIMSDKAQTTRNKIQGIYTTETEQIVFIDTPGIHKPHNALGDYMVESAYSTLREVDTVLFMVPADETRGKGDNMIIERLKQANVPVILVVNKIDKVHPDRLLAQIDDFRTQMDFKEVIPISALEGNNTDKLLDILKGNLEEGFKYFPDDMITDHPERFLVGEMIREKVLILTREEIPHSIAVTVDSMKRDEDTNKIHIMATIYVERKSQKGIILGKGGDMIRKVGKMARRDIELMLGDKVYLETWVKIKANWRDKKVDIQAMGYRKDDF
- a CDS encoding DEAD/DEAH box helicase, which translates into the protein MKFTELGLSEDILSAVNKAGYETPTPIQEQTIMLALDGKDVIGQAQTGTGKTAAFGLPTLDKIDINGGLQALVIAPTRELAVQSQEELFRFGRDKGVKVRSVFGGASIDKQIKALKSGAHVVVGTPGRMVDLIKRRALQLGDIETLILDEADEMLNMGFIDDLEFIIKATPTATRQTLLFSATMPDAIKKIGVKFMKEPQHVKIVSKEMTSDLIDQYYVKAKEFEKFDVLTRLIDVQKPELAIIFGRTKRRVDEITRGLKLLGYRAEGIHGDLAQQKRLAVLRDFKNDNLDVLVATDVAARGLDISGVTHVYNYDITQDQESYVHRIGRTGRAGKSGVSITFVSNNEMGYLRAIERLTKKEMKGMKPPTREEAYQASLAVAFDEIKRDLTDEKISAKLNKFDEDADKLLAEYDAKLLVSLLLQAKVSDPDTRPKVDIAPEKPLPFNGEGGKGGGGGRGGNRGGGGSRGRNDRRGGGGGFNRDKRSGGGRDRDDRNKKDYYKKDKQKVHPHATEKKPGFVIRNKGDK
- a CDS encoding IS30 family transposase, encoding MQENYTTTYNHLSLAERQLIEKWFKEGMSRRQIAKLLGRSHQTINNEVKRGQVQQMDTFRAYHIVYSSEYAHQQYHKQRKKSIKNTKLDKLVLEKIVHYIKAKVSPEVIAKAKFNGQISYSSIYNWIYNGKLGLKRKDMLYPHKTKVIKTVSANPRVYGKSIEERPEDINRRNELGHWEIDTVVLTRAKNKVLLTLTERKSRLEIIRIIADKSSEAVNSELKALTQNFQFKSITADNGTEFARLSEAVNCDIYYAHAYSSWERGTNENHNRMIRRFLPKGTIKTTTKEVAQIEIWMNNYPRKMFNYSTPIQVYLGG
- a CDS encoding ABC transporter permease, whose product is MITIMKRNLKLYFSERSTICYSLLTSLIVLVLYFAFLKQNYIESLKPFREGVKFADIWVLSGILSVTGMTACFHAISQLVVDKSSGRMNAFRLTQTSRFAIYMGCFLSSVIIGIIMQLAVFGIGLGLFAQMDGVVMPLKGLVLACGALVLNSVVSSALSLAILSVVRNRSSLTSLGTLVGTLSGFLSGVYVPIGALPEMGQTIMKCYPGAYSASLFRQILLDEQLKTTFGQVSKATLTDYKATFGIGLSLNGQLTTAVQDSLILAIFSIGLLAVVAVVLKVRRAEN